The Brachyspira hyodysenteriae ATCC 27164 genome includes a window with the following:
- the whiG gene encoding RNA polymerase sigma factor WhiG: MKMNKKDKDKIPNITNENEQEYWLEFKKTLSPYIREALIIKYSPLVKYVASKISVNMGSHKHIEFQDLVGFGSFGLMDAIDKYNPNRDIKFKTYAVTRIRGAIYDELRKLDYLPRSIRKDVKEIEKAREILEARLSRNIKPQEIADMLGIPISKYNETMKRYIEASPTSLSDVWYVGDDSDEISVIDTLKSNDKTNPEYLAEREDVKNKIIAALKKLPEKEQQVLILYYYDDLTLKEIGKVLEVSESRISQLHTKAIQQLRYSLSEIKKQLL; encoded by the coding sequence ATGAAGATGAATAAAAAAGACAAAGATAAAATACCAAATATTACTAATGAGAATGAGCAGGAATATTGGCTTGAGTTTAAAAAGACTCTATCGCCTTATATAAGAGAAGCTCTAATTATTAAATATTCTCCTTTAGTAAAATATGTGGCAAGTAAGATATCTGTTAATATGGGTTCTCATAAACATATTGAATTTCAGGATTTAGTAGGATTCGGCTCTTTTGGACTTATGGATGCAATTGATAAATATAATCCTAACAGGGATATTAAGTTTAAAACTTATGCTGTTACTAGAATCAGAGGGGCTATATATGATGAGCTTAGAAAATTAGACTATCTTCCTAGATCAATTCGTAAAGATGTTAAAGAAATAGAAAAAGCAAGAGAAATACTAGAAGCAAGACTAAGCAGAAATATAAAGCCTCAGGAAATAGCAGATATGCTTGGAATACCAATAAGCAAATATAATGAGACTATGAAAAGATATATAGAAGCTTCTCCTACTTCATTAAGCGATGTTTGGTATGTTGGAGACGATTCTGATGAAATATCTGTAATAGATACATTAAAATCTAATGATAAAACTAATCCGGAATATTTAGCAGAGAGAGAAGATGTTAAAAATAAAATAATAGCTGCTTTGAAAAAACTTCCGGAGAAAGAACAACAGGTTCTAATATTATATTATTATGACGATCTTACTTTAAAAGAGATAGGCAAAGTTTTAGAGGTATCAGAAAGCAGAATATCTCAGCTTCATACAAAAGCTATACAGCAGTTAAGATATAGTCTTTCTGAGATAAAAAAACAATTATTATAA
- a CDS encoding FapA family protein, giving the protein MNELKRKILQSDFYKNIYNNKNTRSVELSVVSLERGMQEAAAIFQCPIYELSYKVLEDGSKGFFNIGAKPFLVRYTHITYDKSDIGVSTSNNYDDSYLEGNVQKKVVFNKDTEVIVRVKRDGVFLKVNPPAGDGKRIEDITLLEEKLIDAGIKEYDSHLAKKMLDEQTGQYEKIAEWDIGKSANNAKISYTITEDKMRAYVTVTKPNKGGREMDLQDVKELLENSGVTFGFQDENVSKCLEEGTFNIPILAAEGRQPVNGQNAKIEYLVNVNKKVIPKFIGEDQSIDYKDLTIVENVEQGQKLARKIPATDGEVGRTVLGVKIETKSGKDIEIKEIVGDNVEMSEDGEYVIASISGQVALRGKLLSVEPIFEVSGDVGPETGNINFIGSVVVKGSVSDNYSIKAEGNIDVHGTVGKCDLEAKGDIMVKLGIQGNENSHVKAGGDVIAKFIQFSNIEAGNNVVVTEAILNSNIDADNRIILIGKRASASGGRLRALREVNGKVLGSQAGAKTFIETGISPAKRRAIDDLDKEKEELDISIEETERNIKSLEQAGKLKKLDDDKKEQLQSYKEQLEQANTRREEIVLNREALIQEMEIEKVESTVSAGKEMLPGVELVIGSAEFSIRQSYKAITFFEQDGMIQTEKYRGEPKNEKKIDDE; this is encoded by the coding sequence ATGAATGAATTAAAAAGAAAAATATTGCAAAGTGATTTTTATAAAAATATTTATAATAATAAAAATACTCGTTCTGTAGAATTATCAGTTGTTTCTTTAGAAAGAGGAATGCAGGAAGCAGCTGCTATATTTCAATGTCCTATTTATGAATTAAGTTATAAAGTTCTTGAGGACGGAAGCAAGGGATTTTTTAATATAGGTGCTAAGCCTTTTTTAGTAAGATATACTCATATTACTTATGATAAATCTGATATAGGAGTTTCTACTTCTAATAATTATGATGATTCATATTTAGAAGGAAATGTACAGAAAAAAGTAGTATTTAATAAAGATACTGAAGTAATTGTAAGAGTTAAGAGAGACGGAGTATTCTTAAAAGTTAATCCTCCTGCAGGTGATGGAAAGAGAATAGAAGATATTACATTATTGGAAGAAAAACTTATAGATGCTGGTATAAAAGAATATGATTCTCATTTAGCTAAAAAAATGTTAGATGAGCAGACAGGACAATATGAAAAAATAGCTGAATGGGATATAGGTAAATCTGCAAATAATGCCAAAATTAGCTATACAATAACAGAAGATAAAATGCGTGCTTATGTTACTGTTACTAAGCCTAACAAAGGCGGAAGAGAAATGGATTTGCAGGATGTTAAAGAACTTCTTGAAAACAGCGGCGTAACTTTTGGATTCCAAGATGAAAATGTATCTAAATGTTTAGAAGAAGGTACTTTTAATATTCCTATACTTGCTGCAGAAGGACGTCAGCCTGTAAATGGACAGAATGCAAAAATAGAATATTTAGTAAATGTGAATAAAAAAGTTATACCTAAATTTATAGGTGAAGATCAAAGTATAGATTATAAAGATTTAACTATTGTTGAGAATGTAGAACAGGGTCAGAAATTAGCTAGAAAGATTCCTGCTACGGACGGAGAAGTTGGAAGAACTGTATTGGGTGTTAAAATAGAAACTAAGAGCGGAAAAGATATCGAAATTAAAGAAATAGTTGGTGATAATGTAGAGATGTCAGAGGATGGAGAGTATGTAATAGCATCTATAAGCGGACAAGTTGCTCTTAGAGGAAAATTATTAAGTGTAGAACCAATATTTGAAGTATCAGGAGATGTAGGTCCTGAAACAGGAAATATTAACTTTATAGGAAGTGTTGTTGTTAAAGGAAGTGTAAGCGATAATTATTCTATCAAAGCTGAAGGTAATATTGATGTTCATGGAACTGTTGGAAAATGCGATCTTGAAGCTAAGGGCGATATTATGGTTAAACTTGGTATTCAAGGAAATGAAAACAGCCATGTAAAAGCTGGAGGAGATGTTATTGCCAAGTTTATACAGTTCTCTAATATTGAAGCAGGAAATAATGTTGTAGTTACTGAGGCTATACTTAATTCAAATATCGATGCTGATAATAGAATAATACTTATAGGTAAGAGAGCTTCAGCAAGCGGAGGAAGATTAAGAGCTTTGAGAGAGGTTAATGGTAAGGTATTAGGTTCTCAAGCAGGAGCTAAAACATTCATAGAAACTGGAATAAGTCCTGCAAAAAGACGTGCAATAGATGATTTAGATAAAGAAAAAGAAGAGTTAGATATCTCTATAGAAGAAACTGAAAGAAATATTAAATCTCTTGAACAGGCTGGAAAGCTTAAAAAACTTGATGATGATAAAAAAGAACAGCTTCAAAGTTATAAAGAGCAGTTAGAACAGGCTAATACTAGAAGAGAAGAAATAGTATTAAATAGAGAAGCTTTAATTCAGGAAATGGAAATAGAAAAAGTTGAATCTACTGTAAGTGCCGGTAAAGAGATGCTTCCTGGCGTAGAACTTGTTATAGGAAGTGCTGAGTTCTCTATAAGACAAAGTTATAAAGCTATTACATTCTTTGAGCAAGATGGTATGATTCAGACTGAAAAATATAGAGGCGAACCTAAGAATGAAAAAAAGATAGATGATGAGTAA
- a CDS encoding HAD-IA family hydrolase: MPRYINVLFDLDGTITDSAPGITNAVLYGIKKINEVYNSNIDIPDYSILRKFIGPPLDVSFRKYCLDDEKLSFDFIKFYREDYNGNEGLFNCILYDGIYDLIKTLSENNYKVFLATAKPKESALKIIEHFSMTKFFTDFYAPILGGKIKNKSDVLKEALEKEHFDKDKTIMIGDRIDDIDAAKNIGIDSIAVKYGFGNDEEFKNASYIVNNTKEIFDILSK, from the coding sequence ATGCCAAGATATATTAATGTATTATTTGATCTTGATGGTACAATTACAGATTCAGCACCTGGTATAACAAATGCTGTTTTATATGGAATAAAGAAAATAAATGAAGTATACAATTCAAATATAGATATTCCGGATTATTCTATTTTAAGAAAATTTATTGGTCCTCCTCTTGATGTTAGTTTTAGAAAATATTGTTTAGATGATGAAAAATTATCTTTTGATTTTATAAAATTTTACAGAGAGGATTATAATGGTAATGAGGGATTATTTAACTGCATACTTTATGATGGTATATACGATTTGATTAAAACTCTTTCTGAAAATAATTATAAAGTTTTTTTAGCTACTGCTAAACCTAAAGAATCAGCTTTAAAAATAATAGAACATTTTTCTATGACAAAATTTTTTACTGATTTTTATGCTCCTATACTTGGAGGAAAGATTAAAAATAAATCAGATGTATTAAAAGAAGCATTGGAAAAAGAACATTTTGATAAAGATAAAACTATAATGATAGGTGATAGAATCGATGATATAGATGCTGCTAAAAACATAGGTATAGATTCTATTGCTGTTAAATATGGTTTTGGAAATGATGAAGAGTTTAAAAATGCTTCATATATAGTTAATAATACAAAAGAAATATTTGACATATTAAGTAAGTAA
- the recO gene encoding DNA repair protein RecO, translated as MIKNTNAFILSYNQYKTSSIIASFLTENSIMQAICHKAKNNSKAFGSDLESISKLNINIYEKKENQLSILKESSIIKNYKILEKSIYSSLAVFYIREVLLYCAKDFDNRYFVLMEKTLDALESLEEHYNDDKIKKIYINILIRAFEMKTLHIAGISPHLDKCTICGNNNDISYYSILEGGLICQKCRNLIKDSINIMDYDIAFMRIIKHTSLIEIIKNEDLKKIYNDSIDNVKYIMNKSIFNHINRTIKSQSVLEEILLT; from the coding sequence TTGATAAAAAATACTAATGCTTTTATATTATCATATAATCAATATAAAACTTCTTCTATAATAGCATCTTTTCTTACAGAAAATTCAATAATGCAAGCAATATGTCATAAAGCAAAAAATAATTCAAAAGCATTCGGTTCAGATTTGGAAAGCATATCAAAATTAAATATAAATATATACGAAAAAAAAGAAAATCAGCTATCAATATTAAAAGAATCCTCTATTATAAAGAATTATAAAATACTAGAAAAATCAATATACTCATCTCTAGCAGTGTTTTATATTAGAGAAGTATTATTGTACTGTGCTAAAGATTTTGACAATAGATATTTTGTTTTAATGGAAAAAACATTAGATGCATTAGAAAGTTTAGAAGAACATTATAATGATGATAAAATAAAAAAAATATATATCAATATTTTAATAAGAGCATTTGAAATGAAAACTCTACATATAGCAGGTATATCTCCTCATTTAGATAAATGTACAATATGCGGAAATAATAATGATATATCGTACTATTCTATATTGGAAGGAGGATTAATATGTCAAAAATGCAGAAATCTAATTAAAGACTCTATAAATATAATGGATTATGATATAGCATTTATGAGGATTATAAAGCATACATCATTAATAGAAATAATAAAAAATGAAGATTTAAAAAAAATATATAATGATTCAATAGATAATGTAAAATACATAATGAATAAATCAATATTCAATCATATAAACAGAACAATAAAAAGCCAGTCTGTATTAGAAGAAATATTACTTACTTAA
- a CDS encoding DUF362 domain-containing protein encodes MPRVINNDCVACGSCLPECAFDAISEGNIYVIDPDKCTDCAACEAVCPSNAINPA; translated from the coding sequence ATGCCACGTGTTATAAATAACGATTGTGTAGCTTGCGGATCATGCCTTCCTGAGTGTGCATTCGATGCTATTAGTGAAGGAAATATCTATGTGATTGATCCAGACAAATGCACTGATTGTGCTGCTTGTGAAGCTGTTTGTCCAAGCAATGCTATAAATCCAGCTTAA